The following DNA comes from Deinococcus cellulosilyticus NBRC 106333 = KACC 11606.
GCCAAAATACGGGTGGTGCACGGTGCGCTGGTCCTGCCAGTCAAGGATGCCTTCTGCGGCCTGCACCAGTCGGATGTGCGCCTTGATCCAGTCTGGTTCGAGATCGGCCCAGGGTTTCCCCTCACCAGGAAGACCATAAGGAGGACTTTGCTTCTTGCCATTGACATACGTTCCTGTGGTTTTAGGGAAGGGGGGCAACTCCGGGGCCTGATAGGCACGCAGCACGTGGGCCATGGTTCTGGAAATCAGCATCACATGCTCGGAAATCTGGGCCGGACTCCAGGCCCCTTCTTCCCTGGGGGTGAGCCAGTGGTCCTGTGCACCAGCAATGGCGTCCTGAAAACGGCGAATCTCCTGATGCAGGCGCTCCATCACTTCAGGGGCAGAGGTGCCCAGCCGGGACAGAAAACTTTTCTCTTCAACCATACCTCACTTTACAGACCGACCAGTCGGTCTGTAAATAGGTCAGGTGGAACCCCAGTCCTGCAGCAATGCAAAAATATGCCCTGTTTCAGCAGAATGGCTCTTTTAAAATGACCCCATGAACCGAATCGTCTTGCATCAGGGAGACATCACACAACTTGCTGTAGACGCCATTGTCAATGCAGCCAATTCCAGCCTGCTCGGAGGTGGAGGGGTCGATGGGGCCATTCACCGGGCCGCAGGACCTGAGCTTGTTCAGGAGTGCAGGATGCTGCATGGCTGCAAAACCGGAGACGCCAAAATCACCGCAGGATACCGGCTTCCTGCAAAGCATGTGATCCACACGGTGGGTCCGGTCTGGCAGGGCGGAGACAGCAACGAAGATGCACTGCTGGCCTCCTGTTACCAGAAAAGCCTGGAACTGGCCGAGAAACATGGCCTGAAAGCCATCGCTTTTCCTGCGATCAGCACAGGAATCTACCGTTTCCCCCTGGAAAGGGCCACCCGCATTGCGCTCACCACCACACAGAATTTCCTTAAAAGCCATGCCCTGCCCGAACAGGTGATTTTCGTGTGCTTCAGCCAGCATGACCTGGAGGTTTACCGCCAGATTCTCGCTGAAGTGCATCCTGACACCTGAGATTGCAGCAAAAGCAACAGCAATTTTCCAGATGTTTATCCCCGGGAATGTAAAACGATTGTAAAAAAGTGCATACTGAGGACCATGGGCAAATTCATCAAGATCGAAAGCAGCACCACCGGAATGCACTACATCAGTGTGGATTCCCTGATGGGCTTCCGCGCCGCCGCTTTTCCCAAGGAAAACGCCATCGAACTGATTGCCATCACCAAAGACAACAAAGTGCACTCCCTGAGAAAACAGCGCGGTTTGCAGGGCATCAATGAAGCGGAAGCCATCAAACACCTGCAGGAGTATCTGGAACGCATTGCCAGAAACGACCCTGAAGTGGTGATCGAAATTTAAGGCCTCCAGCACAAAAACAGAAGCCTCCCAGAACCGGGAGGCTTTCTGCTTCAGGTGGATTTACAATCCAGCGGCTTTGAAGGCAGCGCTGACCACTTCACGGGCCTCCTGCATCACCTGCTCGAGGTGGGCCTGTCCCTTGAAGGACTCGGCGTAAATCTTGTACACGTCCTCGGTGCCACTTGGACGGGCAGCAAACCAGGCATTTTCGGTAACGACCTTCAGGCCACCAATGGGTTCATCGTTGCCAGGAGCACGGGTCAGTTTCGACAGGATGGGTTCACCTGCCAGGGTGGTCGCGGTGACCAGTTCAGGGGACAGGTTGGAAAGCACTTTCTTCTGGGCCACATTGGCCTCTGCATCCATGCGGGAGTAGGCCGTGGCCCCAAAACGCCCTTCGAGGTCCTGGTAGTGCTGTGAGGGGCTCTTGCCGGTTCTGGCGAGAATCTCTGCAGCAAGCAGACCCAGAATGATGCCGTCCTTGTCAGTGGACCATGCAGTTCCGTCGAAACGCTGGAAGGAAGCTCCGGCGCTCTCTTCTCCCCCAAAGCCAATGGTGCCGTTCAACAGGCCATCCACAAAGTACTTGAAGCCCACAGGCACTTCAACAAGCTTCTTCCCAAGGGACTGTACCACCCGATCAATGATGCTGCTCGACACCAGGGTCTTGCCGACCCCCATGTCATCAGACCAGTTGCGGTGCTGGTACAGGTAGTTGATGCACACCGCCAGGTAATGGTTGGGGTTCATGATGCCGTCGCGGGTCACGATGCCGTGACGGTCTGCATCCGGGTCATTGCCAATGGCAATGTCGAACTGGTCTTTCAGGTCAATCAGGGAGGCCATGGCATAAGGGCTGGAGCAGTCCATGCGGATCTTGCCGTCCCTGTCCACGGTCATGAAGCTGAAGCTGGCATCGATGCGCTCATTGACCACTGTGAGGTCAAGGCCATAGTGGTCCCGGATGGCCTGCCAGGTTTCCAGGCTGGCCCCACCCAAAGGGTCCACCCCGATTTTCACTGCAGCACGCTTGATGGCATCCATGTCGATGACCTCTTTGAGCTGCTCAACGTAAGGGGTCACGAAGTCAAAAGGCTCTGCGGTCTGGAACGCTTCTTCAAAAGAGATGCGCTTGACGTCCTTCAGTCCACCTTCCAGAATCTGGTTGGCCCGTTCCTGCACCACTTTTGTGATGTTGGTGTCGGCAGGACCACCCGATGGGGGGTTGTACTTGAACCCTCCATCCTGGGGTGGGTTGTGGCTGGGGGTGATGACAATGCCATCTGCGAGGTCTTCGGTGCGGCCCCTGTTGTGGCTCAGGATGGCGTGGGAGACCAGAGGAGTCGGGGTGTAACCGCGCCCTTTGTCCACCCGCACTTTCACGCCATTGGCCAGCAGCACTTCCATGGCGGTGATCCATGCAGCTTCTGAGAGGGCATGGCTGTCCATCCCGATGAACAGCGGGCCGGTGATGCCGTTCTGGGCCCGGTATTCGGCCACAGCTTGCGAAACGGCCAGAATATGGTCTTCATTGAAAGTGCCATTGAAAGAACTTCCACGGTGACCACTGGTGCCGAAACCCACCCGCTGGGCAGGGTTCTGGGGATCGGGTTTGACCGTGTAATAACTGCTCACCAGACGGGGAATATTGACCAGAATGCTGTGTGGGGCGGGTTTGCCAGCCAGTTCGTGCAGCGCCATATTGCCTCCTGAAAATCAAATGATGCTCTGTGCTGCCACCACGGGCAGTCTCTCAGGAGAGTGTAACAGAAGAAAACCGGGTTTCGTGATCCTCGCGTAAGCAACTGGATGGGGCCGTGCACACAAAAGGGCTTGCAGCCAGACGGCCCATCTCAGCGTTCTTCAACCTGCAAGCAGGCCCGACCAGGTGATCAGGGAGAGCAGCACATGGAATCCCATGTGGGCCAGCATGGCGGTTTCCAGGTTTCTTTTCCAGAAGAGGGTCCCGAAGACCAGTCCAGCCACGCTGTTGCCCAGCACCACAAAAGCCACCACCTGTGGGGTGAGTGCGGTGAGCGTTGAAGCATAGGGCAGGTGCAGAACCCCAAACAGCACACTGGAGACCACAATGGCCAGAATGAAAGCCAGAGGGGTGTTTTTGAACATCCACCTGAAGAGGGCAGCAAGTGCCGTCATCAGGCCAAACCGCATCAGCAGTTCTTCGGTGAGGCCCCCATAAAGCATGCCCATCAGGGTGTAGGTCAGGTCCCGGTTGACCTCCTGCTGTAAAGACTGGGCTGCACCCCGGAAAGTCAGGTACACCGCAGCCACCAGCACAATGCTGCCCAGTGCACCGACCAATGCCACTGGAAGATCTTTCAGGAAGGGGGTTTTGACCTCGCCCAGCACCCTGGATTTGAGGCCGAGGTTTCTGGATTGCCAGAGTCCCAGCACAACCATCAGAGCAAGAATCAGGGCAGATTGCAGGAGGCCGACCAGAACCAGCACGGCCAGAGGAGGTGGGGTCTGCTCTGGAAACTGCTGGATCAGTTTCTGGAGGGAACCCATCATCACTGGGAGGTAACTGAGGATGCCCACAAAGCCCAGGGCAAAGAGACGAAGGAAACGCTTGAAGCCGGAAAGCTCCACGGGGTGGCTCATGGTGGTCATCCTTTACAGCAGGAAAGGGGTCAGAAGGGTTTCTGGTCCAGCGGGATGCGCCTGGGGTCTTTTTCCCAGAGTTCTCTGGCCCGTTTGTTCAGTCGGGCACCACCCACAAAAAGCAGGCCAACGCTGCCCAGCAGCCCAAAAATTGGCCAGTTTCCGGGCAAGACCCAGGTGAGAACCAGCACCAGAAGGCCACAGAAAGTCATCAGGTAGGCCCCTTTGCGGTTCACGTCATACCAGGCGAGGTCGCTTCTGAGGGTGTAGGCCGTGCGGAAACCCGAGAAATAATTGCGGGTGACCCTTGGTGAGATGTTCCCCATCAGCATCAGGAAGATCCCAATCATGGTGAACACCATTCTGGTCATGGCATCGGTGTCGAGAATGCCCTGCCAGGTGAGCACCTGTCCAAGCGCAATGCCAGAGCACAACAGCAGCAACAGAACACGGGCGTATTGCTGTAGTTGCCCAAAAGTCTGCTGGTTCTGCTCTCCTTTGACCCCCATTGCAGTGGCATTCATGAGGAGCAGAGGGAAGTAGGGCACCATCACCACCAGCATCACAAAGACTTCAGCAGGGCTGCCATACCGGTCAGGCACATTCTGAAAGTTGTAGTGCACAGGAACACGCTCTGGAAGGCTGTCAAAGCTGTAGACGATGTAACCCCAGACCAGCACAAATACCAACCAGGCCCACAGGTCATTTTTGAATTCATTCATGGCCGTCTCCCACTTTGAAGAAACCCATGATCTGGGTCAGGGCGTCTTGCATCACGGTGGCATTAAGAAAATAGGTGATGGTGGTGCCTTCTTTTTCGGTGCGCACCAGTCCAGCGGTTTTGAGCACATTGAAGTGCCCGGAGAGGGTGCTTTTGGCCAGAGGAAACAGTTCTGCGATTTCTCCTGCTGTTCTGGGACCTTCTCTCAGCACCCGCAGAATTTCTCTGCGGGTGGGATCAGACAGGGCTTTGAAGACTTCGTTCATGTTTCCTCTGGTGTGGGCCTGCTTATTTCAAGAATTCTACGATACCTTGCAGCAGACCGTCAGAGAGGGGAAGGTCTGGATTGCTGTAGGCCGCGAGGTTGTCCTGTGGATCTTCAGAGACCGACTTCAGCACGTGGTTCATGGTGGGGAGGATCAGGAGCTGGGCTTTCGGCTGCGCAGCATGGAGTTTCTGGGCGTCTGCCACAGTCACCTGAAGGTCCCGTGCGCCCTGCACAATCAGGGTGGGGGTGTTCAGGCCAGCAATCAACGCTGCGGGATCATGTTTGAACCAGGAAATCAGGTAGGGCTGCACCGAAGGGCGGAACAGGGAGGCCAGGGCAGGGTCGGGCATCTCTCCGGTCTCCCCTTTGCGAAGTTTTGCAATCAGGTCCGCACTGGCGTCAAACAGGGGGGCAGGAAGCTGGGGTTTGAGCTGGGTGAGCAGGATGTCAGCGGCATTGCTGCCCGTTCCAGAGATGGACACATATCGGTCCACAGGGTTCTGCTTTGCGACGGCCAGACCAATCAGTGCACCTTCACTGTGGCCCAGCACAAAGTACCGGTTGAAACGTCCATCTTTTTTCAGCAGGTCCAGCCAGTTGCTGGCGTCCTGAATGAAGTCATCAAAACGCTGGTCTTCTTCTTTCAGGTCTGCTTTTGCGCTTTCCCCAATGCCACGTTTGTCGTAGCGCAGGGAGGCAATGCCGTTCTGAGCCAGCCCTTCTGCCAGCAGTTTCAGGCTGTTGTTCTTGCCTGCCAGTGGGTTGTTGCCGTCCCGGTCTGTGGGACCAGAGCCTGCGATGATCAGGGCCACAGGGAAGGGGCCCGTGCCTTCTGGAAGTTGCAGGGTGCCTTTGAGGTCAAAGCCTCCGCTGGGCAGGCTGAGGTTTTCCGAAGCAGCAAGCGCACTGCTGGTCAGGACAAGGGTGGTGAGGATGGTTCTATACATGGTGCCTCCTTATTCGGTATTTCGCAAAACACCGAATTACTGAAATCAATATAGCATGTATTTCGGTCTCTGACGAAATACGCAAGTTGGCCTATCATGCCATGTGCTCTCCTCAGTGCCTGGATTTCAAATGGTTCAAAATCCAGCTGTCCTCTGCTTCCACCAGACCACAGAAAGACAGCATCTCCTCCTGCACACTCGCCCATTGAATGGGCAACTCCACCTTTGACTGCTGGCCTTCTCCATCCCAGCAGAAGCCCTGGTAGATCAGGTGCTCCAGAGACCTCAGTTTCGCAGAGTCTTCTGCACTCGAAGTGCAGATGTCCCCATAGACCACAGAAGCCTTCCCGGGGGTTCCCAGCATGCGAATGTTGCCCTGCACGGGAATTCCATTGATCTGACCCGAAGCCGACTGGCATGAATGTTCAGACTGCATGTGCCCTCCTGCATCCACATTGGGCCGTCCAGAGAAAAAGAAAAGCTTCAAGCCTCTCCACAGCATAAGAGGCCACTGTGGAGGTTTTGGTTGCAAATGCTGCAAATCTGAAATGCCTGTTCAGCGGTAAAGGATGGTTCTGCTGTCTTTTCTTACGGTACCATCTTCAAAGTAGATTGTGCGGGACGTCCAGTTTCCTCGGCTGTCCTTGTTGTAAATGGCCCTGACTGGCTTTTTGGGGAAACTTGCACCCTCTTGATCATAAAACATGTGGCTTCCTCCATCATCGCTCTTTACAATGGTCCCATAACTGTCAATGACTTTACTTACAATTTTCATGTTATTTTTATATTCGTAAAATACTGTCTGGTTTTCTTTATATTTTCCAGTTTCCTTGTCTTCGAGAGAATAAGTTGTATACTTTATTAGACGTCCTTTATTCATTTGATAAATAATTTTAGAAAATTCATTCGTCTCTATGATTTTATCGTCTTCATAAATACAATTGGTTGTGGAGGAAGCCCCAGAATTGATATTTCTCAATTCTATCCTGCTCAACCGAGTAGTCTCATAATAAAATGACCAAAACTGATCAAATTTACCATTTGTATAATGATCTCTTCTCACAATCCTAGTATTTTTATATATAGACTTCTCTCTGGTTCATTCGAATCATCTTGAATTCAAACTTTCCATCTTGCTTAACTGCCCGCTCGGTCCAGAAATTCCGAGATGCAGAAGTCAGTTTTCCGTCCTTGAAGTTTCGATTCAATGGCTCAAACAAGCGGGTGGATTTCCCCTTCGAATCAATCATGAAAGCGCGCTCGTTTACAATTGAAACGATGTCATTTTTTGCTTTCAGAGGCACGGGGTCATAACCTTCTTCTGGATCATACAGACAATTTGCAAAACCCACACAGGACAGCATCAGTGCAAAAAAACAGGAATTTTCATGCTTCAAGTATAAATGAAAAACCGCTGGTTCCACACATTCACGTCACCAGCGGAAAACCATAAAAAAGAGGACTTCAATTCTTGAGTCCTCTTGCACGTGCAGGTCGAGCTTTGGGTTTCTGCAGGGCCTCCTGCAGGGCCTCCTGCCTTTGCTTCCTGGGGGTGCTCACCAGTTGTTCCAGTTCTGCACCAGAAGCGTGGCGGGTCATGCCCCGTTCACGCAGGGAGTAGATGCACATGCTGCCCACAAACTTGCCAAACAGCATGCCCCTTCTGCGCATTTCTTCCAGGGTGGCTTTCCCTTCTCTGGCATTCAGGCCAAGCTGGGAGGCCACACTGAAATGGCTCTCTGCCCTGCCGCCCGCAAACCACTCAATGAGGCGGTCAAACCACTCTTCATGCACAAGGTCCATGTCGTGGTCAAAGGCCCGTTTGATGTACCGGATGGCACTGGTCTTGCCCACCGTCTGCACAAAGCCCTGTGCAATCAGTTCTTCCAGCACACTGTGCGCAGCCACAGGAGGGCAATTCAGCACTTTGCGGATGTCTTCACTGGAGGCAGATTCCTGACGTTCCAGCAATTGCATGACGGCATCCAGGTGGTCCTGGGTGTTCCATTGGGGATTAAAAGTCATGGTTTCTCCTTCTCAGGTGGGATGCACCTGTGTGAATGGTCTTGCTTCCACGTTTCCGGAGAGGTTCAGAACAACACCGCCAGCAAAAAACAGAGCAGGAGACAAAAACTGGCTGATGTGTTGAGGTTGGAGGGGATGGCAATGGGCTCTCAAAGAGACTTCCAGAGTGCAGCCTGCACCCTGGCACACCATCGCAACCTGTTTATTGTAGCACCAGAAGAAATGAGAATTTTACCCTTTGGATGATGATTTGATCATATAAAAATTACGTTCCAGACGATGTTTTCCCTATTTCATGAGACAGTCTGACACAGTGTTTTTTGGATCAAAAATCAGGTTTGGCAGCTTTTTCAGGCCTGTCACAGGGGCCTGTTACAACAGCCCCTTCTTCGGGCTTTTCAGAAAGGGCCTGAGAATGGTGTTCCAGGCATATCTGGCATCCTCATGCTCTTCCTGGCAGTTGCTGGAACGCTCTTTCGGCAGGTCATACTCTTTTGGAATGGTTTTGAATTTTTTCGGGTTGCTGCCGTAAACCAGACAGGCCATGTCGTACATGCGCTGCATGTTCAGGGAGTGGGAATCAGAGAAATCCAGATCTCCCTCTTCTTCGAGTTCTGCATCTGAGAGGAACTGGTGGAGGCCACTGTAGATTCCCGGCTCATCTTCCAGGGACAGCAAGGCCAGGGTGGCGAACTGGTCCACAGCATCCTCTTCCCTGCCTGTAGCGGGCAAACGCAACTGGTCAATCAGGGCATGGCCCAGTTCGTGCAGGAGGGTGAACACGGTGGCATTCAGCATTTTGTCTTCTTTGCTGGTGCCTTTTTCTTCGAGCTTGCTGTAGGTCTGGACCAGTTCATAGCACATTTCGATGGCAGGCCGATCCGGGTTGTAATAGGCGTTGTCTTCGTTGCAGGACAGAAAATGCACTTTCAATTTGCGGGGAAATTTGATCTGGTCATTGAAGTAAGCGGTCACGTCCGTGAGGTACTGGCTTTTGGAAAGCACCTGCTGAATGGACTGGTGGGTTTTGGTTTTCCCTTTGTCAAAAGTGAGGACCAGTTGTGCCGAAGCAGAACCCGTGCCCAGTGCCAGCAAGAGCAGAATTCGGGAAGACCAGCGTGAAAAGGCCATAGAAGCCATGATAAGGGATGGGGTCTTACAGGGGAATGGACACCGACCCCATCCCACGAATTATGTTATATACTAAATGCACCGAGATTTTTAGGAGGTTTTCATGCTTTACCGTCACGGAGATGTCCTGATTCAAGCCATCAAAACATTGCCCAGGGGTGCCCAGGAGCGCCCCGGAACCATCCTGGCCCGTGGAGAACTGACCGGACACAGCCACCGCATCCAGGACC
Coding sequences within:
- a CDS encoding DinB family protein, producing MVEEKSFLSRLGTSAPEVMERLHQEIRRFQDAIAGAQDHWLTPREEGAWSPAQISEHVMLISRTMAHVLRAYQAPELPPFPKTTGTYVNGKKQSPPYGLPGEGKPWADLEPDWIKAHIRLVQAAEGILDWQDQRTVHHPYFGELNVLEWLQVATFHLIHHRRQMTR
- a CDS encoding O-acetyl-ADP-ribose deacetylase encodes the protein MNRIVLHQGDITQLAVDAIVNAANSSLLGGGGVDGAIHRAAGPELVQECRMLHGCKTGDAKITAGYRLPAKHVIHTVGPVWQGGDSNEDALLASCYQKSLELAEKHGLKAIAFPAISTGIYRFPLERATRIALTTTQNFLKSHALPEQVIFVCFSQHDLEVYRQILAEVHPDT
- the pgm gene encoding phosphoglucomutase (alpha-D-glucose-1,6-bisphosphate-dependent), translating into MALHELAGKPAPHSILVNIPRLVSSYYTVKPDPQNPAQRVGFGTSGHRGSSFNGTFNEDHILAVSQAVAEYRAQNGITGPLFIGMDSHALSEAAWITAMEVLLANGVKVRVDKGRGYTPTPLVSHAILSHNRGRTEDLADGIVITPSHNPPQDGGFKYNPPSGGPADTNITKVVQERANQILEGGLKDVKRISFEEAFQTAEPFDFVTPYVEQLKEVIDMDAIKRAAVKIGVDPLGGASLETWQAIRDHYGLDLTVVNERIDASFSFMTVDRDGKIRMDCSSPYAMASLIDLKDQFDIAIGNDPDADRHGIVTRDGIMNPNHYLAVCINYLYQHRNWSDDMGVGKTLVSSSIIDRVVQSLGKKLVEVPVGFKYFVDGLLNGTIGFGGEESAGASFQRFDGTAWSTDKDGIILGLLAAEILARTGKSPSQHYQDLEGRFGATAYSRMDAEANVAQKKVLSNLSPELVTATTLAGEPILSKLTRAPGNDEPIGGLKVVTENAWFAARPSGTEDVYKIYAESFKGQAHLEQVMQEAREVVSAAFKAAGL
- a CDS encoding CPBP family intramembrane glutamic endopeptidase; the protein is MSHPVELSGFKRFLRLFALGFVGILSYLPVMMGSLQKLIQQFPEQTPPPLAVLVLVGLLQSALILALMVVLGLWQSRNLGLKSRVLGEVKTPFLKDLPVALVGALGSIVLVAAVYLTFRGAAQSLQQEVNRDLTYTLMGMLYGGLTEELLMRFGLMTALAALFRWMFKNTPLAFILAIVVSSVLFGVLHLPYASTLTALTPQVVAFVVLGNSVAGLVFGTLFWKRNLETAMLAHMGFHVLLSLITWSGLLAG
- a CDS encoding DUF1648 domain-containing protein, with protein sequence MNEFKNDLWAWLVFVLVWGYIVYSFDSLPERVPVHYNFQNVPDRYGSPAEVFVMLVVMVPYFPLLLMNATAMGVKGEQNQQTFGQLQQYARVLLLLLCSGIALGQVLTWQGILDTDAMTRMVFTMIGIFLMLMGNISPRVTRNYFSGFRTAYTLRSDLAWYDVNRKGAYLMTFCGLLVLVLTWVLPGNWPIFGLLGSVGLLFVGGARLNKRARELWEKDPRRIPLDQKPF
- a CDS encoding autorepressor SdpR family transcription factor; the encoded protein is MNEVFKALSDPTRREILRVLREGPRTAGEIAELFPLAKSTLSGHFNVLKTAGLVRTEKEGTTITYFLNATVMQDALTQIMGFFKVGDGHE
- a CDS encoding alpha/beta hydrolase family protein, with the translated sequence MYRTILTTLVLTSSALAASENLSLPSGGFDLKGTLQLPEGTGPFPVALIIAGSGPTDRDGNNPLAGKNNSLKLLAEGLAQNGIASLRYDKRGIGESAKADLKEEDQRFDDFIQDASNWLDLLKKDGRFNRYFVLGHSEGALIGLAVAKQNPVDRYVSISGTGSNAADILLTQLKPQLPAPLFDASADLIAKLRKGETGEMPDPALASLFRPSVQPYLISWFKHDPAALIAGLNTPTLIVQGARDLQVTVADAQKLHAAQPKAQLLILPTMNHVLKSVSEDPQDNLAAYSNPDLPLSDGLLQGIVEFLK
- a CDS encoding DUF4344 domain-containing metallopeptidase — encoded protein: MAFSRWSSRILLLLALGTGSASAQLVLTFDKGKTKTHQSIQQVLSKSQYLTDVTAYFNDQIKFPRKLKVHFLSCNEDNAYYNPDRPAIEMCYELVQTYSKLEEKGTSKEDKMLNATVFTLLHELGHALIDQLRLPATGREEDAVDQFATLALLSLEDEPGIYSGLHQFLSDAELEEEGDLDFSDSHSLNMQRMYDMACLVYGSNPKKFKTIPKEYDLPKERSSNCQEEHEDARYAWNTILRPFLKSPKKGLL